Part of the Rhizoctonia solani chromosome 2, complete sequence genome is shown below.
GAAAGGATGCCCGAAATACTCAATACCTGCCTGGAAAATTAGGATCAGTGGGTGAGAACTCTACGTGTCTTCAGAGCTGCCTTCGTTCCCATCGCGCAAGAAAGAGGATAAAAATATTAAGTAAAAATCTGGGTGAATTTATACTGCACCGAGGCCGATTCGACACGTTGGCGATATTCCCCTGCCTTCCGGAACATTAGCACGTGCGATAAAGGGTATCCAAGCTCCCTGTTAGCGTAGTATAGTTTCCGTTATCATCTCTCATGTTCGCGTTAGTAGACCCAGAGTGGCGACCGTTCGCCTGTACTAAACAATTGCCGCATGGAGCACTTCGTATAccatgcgcatatacctaGCTAATATGGCCAAATTCCACTGAGTGCTCAATCAAGTGCCCGGTAGGTGGTAATTAAGGTCCAGACCAGCCTCTTATCGATTCTCGCGAATGTTCCGACGAATGAATCTCTGTTAACATAGCATAGCCCCTCGGCAACATCCGAAGCGATGACACAAGTCCACGAGAATCATGATCAACATGAATCAACATTCGAGATTTTAATCGAGCAGCGCTGAGGAGCTGGGGTAAACTAACCAGTAAAACATGGCTTAATCTATAGTCGGTAATATTAAGCATGGTAGGCTATCACTAGTTAAGTGTCCAACCCTGTAGATTGTTGATAGCCCAAAGAAGTACCAGGTGAAGCCAATTAAGAACGGAGCGTGGCGATTGCAAGATATAAACCAGCATCAAATAATAAATGAACCCATCTCAAGTATTCTTAGACAGTGCTCCCTGTGTAATTTGCAGCAACTATTGCTCAAGACAGATTCGCAGACATGAAAGAGCACAGCTAGCAACACTACTAAGCGATTTTCATACAAGTAAGCTCAGCCTACCAAATAATATTGAACTGAGGAATAGAACTAGGCTGCTTTGATTCTCGTTCGCCTAGTGTGTTTATCCGCTTGTCAGGCGCAATTTACTCAAATTTAACAGAAAGATATCACGGTGGTAGTGGGGCTCTGTAATCAAGCTAGGTGGAGTTCGACAAATCGACAAGAACGTAATCTCAGCGCTTACCAAACATTGGTCTTAGTAGCCTGCTGCCTCCTTGTGGACTCGTTTAAGTGTTAGCTGAAGAATAATACTGATCATATAACAAAGCATATGTCAAATCGGTTACCTGGTGTTGGCTGCCTGAGGTTCGAGTAAGGGAAACAAGGCTTATCGAATCATCAGAGACCGGCCCACCATACTTGAGTGGCTAATGGCGCGGAACGCACATGGTTGTACATATTAAGATAATGTAGTGTACGGGGTCCAAATTTCCTAGGCCCAGGCTCATTCTAATTTCTCCAGCTCCTCCAATCGTGCCATGACAACGTCTTGCTGGTTTCCTCAATCTCGCCCGCAAGGAACACTCGTCAAGAATAGCGTAGACCTAAAAACCCATAATTAGAATACGTATGTGCATAGTATATCTCTGTTTACCTTGTAGAAGTTGAAGACAAGGTCAAGCTCACAACATTCTGGAAAATTGGTCTGATGGACTATAGCAAGTAATCTTGACGTGTAGCAACTGATGTAACTTACCAAGGACTTCGACAAATAGGTGGATGGCTTCAAGGTATGCTAGCTCATTGTCGTTGGCGTCTACACATACGCAGAAGAACAACCCAGCGTATCTCCTGTATACGACCTTGTAGTTTCGGAACTGGGGTCATAGTTGAGCGAGGTAACTTAAAAACAAAAGAGTTCTTACTTCCACAAAATTGGATTGGTACTTTTGGTCCCTGGGAGCAACCAATCTGTGGACCTCTCCTCGAAGCCGAACCTATTGGGTGACAATCGCTGTGAACAGGACGACTATGTACAGTTGGTTGGGGCTGACCTTCTCGTCGTCCTCGAACGGCACGTACCATTTGGATAAACGTGTTTTTCCTTGTCTGTTCTAACATGTATTGATTCGGTTAAATAACTTTACTGTTCATGTTAAAGTTTAGAAAAATGTTTACCTGAACCAATATGAATCGAATCATGTGGTGGTTGAGGCCTGAGTTAGGAAGTCAGTGATGTTCCGTTACCTAATCATTATGACTGAGATTACCAACCGCACTTGTAACCTAATCCGAGATCCCATACATGTGGTTCAGCTCGTACAACAAGAGTGACGGGACCACGTAGCACGGCTAGAATCAATTTTTTCAGCTATATGTTGCAATAAAATTTACTTTATTGTTATTAAAAGTGGTAAACTACAATATGTAGTCATGCATATAGTAACCCTCTCCCAGATCACACAGGAGAGAAGGCTAACTCCCTGAACCTGGTACCGTACGGGCACCGCCGTTTTCTCCTCTTCCACGACCCCGACCACGTTTCCGGCCGCGGCCGCCACCTCCTCGAGATTGTGCATCCTCTGACTGCTGTTGAGGCTGTTTGGGCTGATACACTGGAGTCGGGTCAAGAAGATCGACCCATGGTCTCTGACGTTGCAGTAGCTTTAGCTCAGGATCTAGCTCGATGCATATAGCCGTTTGTGGTGGCGGCGGTATTCGCTCTTCAACTGGTGAAGTTCTTCCACTATTTGGAGTCGATACGGATGGAGAGGGACGGATATAAATGTTGAAACGGTGGCCTTTTTCCCTGAACCAATGCTAATGACTTTCCTAGGAAGGTTTTGCGCGGGCTTAGAGTCGGGTTTTCCTGTGAGAGTAGGGAAATTGCCGCCACCACTGTTATGAAGTTCTATTTCCTTTGCTATCCTCATTTCCTCGGCTATTTTCTCGTCTTCTTTACGAATCTGCAGGGCGAGCTCTTCTTGGAGCTGGAGGAGGAGCGCGTTTCTGGTCGCAGGAGGCAAAAGTGGACTCGAGCACGAGGGGCAAGGGAGGGCAGGGTTATGTAGCGAGCATAATACGATGCCGCAGTGGATGCAAATGGGGACATAATGTGAGAGTTCGTGGGCGAGCTAACTCACAAGACACAGCTTAATATCACTTGTTGCGGAGCGTGCAAATGTATTTGAACTTACCTAGACAGAAGCATCCAGGGCGATTGGCCACTCTACTATCAACCACTCCAGTTGAGACCTCATCAATTAATCGCTCCAATCTTCTCACTTCAGCGCTCTTTGGTAGCCCTGCAGGCGATGATGGGCCCTTTGAACGCTTCGACTGGCTCTGTGTTGGCGCCGGAGACGGTCTCCGAGGTGTGAGGAGGTCAGATGTTAATGAGCCCCCACCCTGTTTCTTGCTTGCCCAGGCTGTTGACGTCGTCTTATTCTTGCTCATTACGATGCGTCTGCAGTAGACCAAATGAATAGGCACTGATATATGATTCAGTGGACGCCGAGTTGTCAGGGTGCTTATACAGGATGAAATGATTGATTACGTGATACATCTCTATAGAAGAAAACGAGGGTGCCCGGAATACACTAGGCTGTGCGTTTTATGACTCCTCGCCTCATCGTAGATTCGACTACCACACCCTTGAGCGCGCGGTGACCTACTCTGCGTCTGGATATATTGGTTGTGCTCAGGGCTTATTGATCTGCACTGGCCCGCTCGACTGAATCGACTTCGTTGGTACCTTGACAATCCTGAAAAAAACAGATCACTCCGCTCTGCAACCACGACCGGCCAGATTGCTATTTGGGCCACAACAATCTTTTGCGTCTTACCACAATAGTCTCTCTCCCTCTCAGTTTATTTGAAAACGAATTATAATGGCGAACATACAATCACTACCCCCAGAACTGCTAAAGAAATGCTTCAAATACCTGTGTATTACAGCCCTATCTTCAGTTAACCCTGCTATCATGAAGTCACTCGCGCTGGTTTGTCGGGCCTGGAGAGGACCTGCCCAGGCAATCCTATTTTCAAATGTCAAGATCTCGCAAGCGCGACGTCTACGCCTGTTTCTTATGCACGGGACACGCATAGAACTAACTCAAGCAGTGAAGCGACTTCAATTGTACGTGCATGGAGACGGTGGAAACGCTACCATTGCCCCTCGGGACGCAATTACCCCAGGAGACCTCGCCAAGTTGCTCGGCTTCCTCCCATCAATTATCGAAATAGACGTAACTTTTGAACGGACAACGGTTCTGCACGACGCAACTCTCGAAATGATTGGGTTTTCGGATGTACGGCCCAAAGCACTCCGGATTGCCTGTATGGCCTCCGATCGTTCAATAGTTGGGTCCCAGCTGTGCAGCATCTGGCCGAGCGTAGAGCACGTCTCATTGACCGGTAACGCCGAAATTGTTCGAGCTTATGGGGCAAGTAAGCCTCAATTCGAGCTATATGAATACGAGTGGAGATGTACTCGCCCAGAAAGCGAAGAGCATCTGCAGTGGATACTATACAACTCACGCCACTCCCTTCAGATATTATCACTGAACAATATCTCGGATGATGTTGTTTTTCTGTGTATGATTCTACTCAAGTTACGAGACTCACTACGCTCCTTACGGATACCCCGTGCTCCCAAGCGGCTACTCACTAC
Proteins encoded:
- a CDS encoding clathrin adaptor complex small chain, with protein sequence MHNLEEVAAAAGNVVGVVEEEKTAVPVRYQVQGVSLLSSVLRGPVTLVVRAEPHVWDLGLGYKCGLNHHMIRFILVQNRQGKTRLSKWYVPFEDDEKVRLRGEVHRLVAPRDQKYQSNFVEFRNYKVVYRRYAGLFFCVCVDANDNELAYLEAIHLFVEVLECCELDLVFNFYKVYAILDECSLRARLRKPARRCHGTIGGAGEIRMSLGLGNLDPVHYIILICTTMCVPRH
- a CDS encoding Zinc finger, C2HC5-type protein; protein product: MSKNKTTSTAWASKKQGGGSLTSDLLTPRRPSPAPTQSQSKRSKGPSSPAGLPKSAELAHELSHYVPICIHCGIVLCSLHNPALPCPSCSSPLLPPATRNALLLQLQEELALQIRKEDEKIAEEMRIAKEIELHNSGGGNFPTLTGKPDSKPAQNLPRKVISIGSGKKATVSTFISVPLHPYRLQIVEELHQLKSEYRRHHKRLYASS
- a CDS encoding F-box-like protein produces the protein MANIQSLPPELLKKCFKYLCITALSSVNPAIMKSLALVCRAWRGPAQAILFSNVKISQARRLRLFLMHGTRIELTQAVKRLQLYVHGDGGNATIAPRDAITPGDLAKLLGFLPSIIEIDVTFERTTVLHDATLEMIGFSDVRPKALRIACMASDRSIVGSQLCSIWPSVEHVSLTGNAEIVRAYGASKPQFELYEYEWRCTRPESEEHLQWILYNSRHSLQILSLNNISDDVVFLCMILLKLRDSLRSLRIPRAPKRLLTTLSQLEKLQEFKVTASIPTRETLNALPPTIEHLAFGIKPKPSRQSLIPNVPIPFTPPSSTTTSSPTVTSPTRSLPFSSPRTSPVQTRSKAAAAVVGTRSAPRKENPTSTSLEDILEYVRKAPSLRTVTYSWCESEGSSDVVGLKVLCVEKGIDLRCFRHEFGWFSVAEREEMVKCDTFPRYVPISKAHSRVPSTPYAP